The window TCGAGTTCGTCGGCGATCTCGCCGGCGCCCCCGACGAGGATGGCGTCGGTGGCACACTCCTCGGCGCAGGCCGGCCCCTTCTGGACCTCCTGGCGCTCGCGGCAGCCGGTACACTTGTCCATGATGCCGCCGGTGCCGAATATTTGGGCGGAGCCGTCGTCGCTGTCGGGGAACTGCGGCGCACCGAACGGACAGCCCGACAGGCAGTACTGACAGCCGACACAGAGGTCCTCGTGGACCGCGACGAAGCCGTCGTCCTCCTTCTGCAGGGCGTTGGTCGGACAGACCGACACGCAGGGGGCGTTCTCGCAGTGGTAACACTGCATCGGCAGGCTCGTCTCGCCGGGGTTCTCGCCGGCCTCGAGGCGGCCGGTCTTGTCGGCGTTTTCGCCCTGCGGGCCGGCGACGCCTTCGGCCATGGTCGTGATGTCGATGCGCTGGTTCTGGATCTCCCGATCCCAGGTGCGTTTGCAGGCGACGACGCAGCCGCCGCAGTCGATGCAAGCCTCGACGTCGGGGAAGATCCGCATCCCCTCGCCGGTGCTCATTACGCCCTGACTCATCACCTGGCCGGGCGGGTCGTTCTGTTGGGTCACAGTTGCTCACCTCCGTCGTACATGTCCCACTCGCGGACGTCGTACTGCTTCTGCGTGCCGAGCCCGTGCTCGTCCTGCGGATAGTCGATGAACTCCATGTCGTAGTCGTTGACCACCGACTGGGTGGCCTTCTGGACGTGGACGACGCCGGATTTGGTCTCCTGCATCTGGGTCTCGGCGTCGAACCCGCTCGGCGTGATGATGTTCGCGCTCTCGCCGATCGCGAGCGGTTCGGTGCCCTCGGGCCAGTTCGGCGTCCGGTCCTCGCCGTGGAAGACGCCGCCCCAGTGGTAGGGCAGGAAGATCTCCTCGTCGTTGACGCGGTTGGTCACCTTCGCCTTCACGAGGATCGCGCCCTTGTCGGCCGATTCCACGATGACGTGATCGTCGCCGCCGACGACGTCGAGCTCCTCGGCGAGCGCGGGGCTGATCTCCGCGTACATGTGGGGCTGGCGATCGGCGGTGTACTCGTTGTTCCGGGTCTCCGCGCCGCCGCCCTGGTGCTCGACCTGGCGACCCGAAGTGAGAATTACGGTCCGGCCGCTCTCGGCGTCGCTGCCCAGCTCCGTGTGGACGGCTTCGGTCGCTTGCTGCTGGACGCTGGCGTTGTTCTGATCGAGCCGCCAGAAGTTCTGCTGTTCGCCGTTGGCCGGCCACTCCTCGACGAGGTCCGGTCGCGGACTCTCGACCGGTTCGCGGTGGACCGGCACCGGATCGAGGAAGTTCCAGACGACCGCCCGGGCCTTCCCGCGGCCGGTCGGCGGATCGGGCTGGGCGTTGTCGTACTCCTCGTACTCCGCCGGATCGACGTCGACCTCGTCGCCGTACTCGTCGGCGATCTCCTGAGCCGCGTCGTAGACCGACTCGTCCTCGTCTAAGGCCATCTCGACCGGCGTGGTCTGGCTCGAGGGGTTCGTCGGATCGTCGGGCAGGATCGTCGCGTAGCCGGGATAGGAGGGAACGCCCTGTACCTCCTGGTCGTCCCACCACGGCGCCTCGAAGGAGTCGGCGATCAGATCGAGGCCGTCCTCGCCGTGCTCGTCGTAGGTTTCCTGGAGCGGGTAGTCGTTGTCGACGTTCATCTCCTCCCACTCCTCGGGCGTCGGCGCCTGCGTCCCCCAGTTCTCGCGGAAGTCGTGCCCGCCCTCGCGGGGGTCGGCCTCCTTCGTCCAGATGATCGGCGAGCCGGGGTGGTCGTCGCCCCAGTAGGGCCAGGGCAGCGACCAGTAGTCGCCGTCGACGGGCGTACCGGTGTTCTGCGCGCGCAGATCGTCGGCGTTGAACGCCCAGTCGTACTCCTGGTGCTGCTGGAGCTTCTCGGGCGACTGCTGGTAGCCGATCGAGCGCACGCCGAGGTTGATCTCCCGGAGCGCGTCCTCGTAGGAACTGCGCCCGTTGTGGACCTCCGGCCCGTTCCCCCAGTCGAAGTGCTCGCCGAAGCCCATGTACTGGGCCAGTTCCTGCATGATCTGGAGGTCCGGCTTGGAGTTGTGGGCCGGCGTCGCGACGGCTTCGCTCCACTGGACCGATCGGTGCGAATTGGTGACCGATCGGACGTGCTCGTACTGGCTCGAGGCCGGCAGCAGGAGGACGTCCGCGTCGTCCGGCAGCGTCCCGGCGACGGCGGGGAAGACGTCGACGACGACAAGCAGGTCGAGGTTCTCCATGGCCTGCTTCATCCGGTCCATCTCGCTGATGGAGTTGGCCGAGTGGCCCCAGAAGAAGGCCATGTTCAACGGCTCCGGCTGGTAGAGGCTCGACTCGAGCAGCCGCTCCTCTTGGGGGAGGGCGGCCTCGTACCAGCGGGCGACGGTCAGCCCCCGCTGGAACATCATCGACTGGGGATCCGCGTCCTCGATCGGGGCGTCTTCCTGGAGCCCCTGTTCTTCGCCGTCCTCGTCGCCGCCGTCCTCGCCGTCGCCACCGCCGTCTTCCTCGTCGCTTCCCTCTTCGCCCTCGTCTTCCGACTCGGCTTCGCCCTCCTCGACTGCGGTCGGCACCTCGAGGCCCGACCACATCTCGTCGGGCATCCGCTCGAACCTGTCGTACAGGTCCTCGAAGGACGTGCTCCCGCTGGTCCAGGGGCTCGTATCCCAAACGTCCGCCCAGTGCTCCCACGAGCCCGGCGCGTCGACGCCGTAGTAGCCCGGCAGGATGCTCGCGTCGACGCCGAGGTCGGTCGCACCCTGGACGTTCGCGTGCCCGCGCATGACCTGGAGGCCGCCGCCCGAACGGGCGGCGCTCCCGGTCGCGAGGCTGAACAGGGCGTAGGAACGGATGTTCTGGGTCCCGTTGTTGTGCTGGGTCCCGCCCATCGCCCACTCGACCTGAATCTGGGGCTTGTTCTCGATGATCAGGTCGCCGATCTCCTCGAGATCGCCCTGATCGATCCAGGTGATGTCCGACACCGTCTCGAGGTCGTACTCGTCGAGTTCGGCTTCGGCGTCGGGCCAGCCCATCACGCGGCCCTCGAGGAACTCGTCGTCGAGTTCGCCCTGCTCGTTGACGTAGTTGAGCAGGCCGAACACCAGCGCGACGTCCGTCCCCGGGCGCAGCCGGTAGAAGTAGTCGGCGTGGGCCGACGTCTTCGTGTAACGCGGGTCGATCGAGACGATCGTCCCGCCCCGGGCCTGGCCCTCGAGGATGTGTTGCATCGCGATCGGGTGGGACTCGGCGGGGTTCTGCCCCAAAATGATGAGCAGGTCGAAGTTGCGGTAGTCGTTGATCGTGTTGGTCATCGCGCCGAAGCCCCACGTGTTCGCGAGGCCGGTGACCGTCGGGGAGTGGCAGATCCGCGCCTGATGGTCGATGTTGTTCGTCCCCATGAACGCCGCGAACTTGCGGCTGGCGTAGGCCGCCTCGTTGGAGTGGTGGGCGCTGCCCAGGAACATGACGCTCTCCCGGCTGTACTCCTCGATCGTCTGCTCCCACGTGTCGGCGATCTCCTGGTAGGCTTCGTCCCAGGTGACGCGGCGCCACTCGCCGTCTTCCTTGCGCATGGGATGTTTCAGGCGCTTGGGCGAGTGTTCCGTCTCGAGGATGCCCGCGCCCTTCGAACAGAGCGAGCCGTTGTTGATCGGGTTCTCGAACCACGGCTCCTGGGCGACGAAGGAGTTGCCGTCCTTGACCGCCTTGAAGCCGCAGCCGACGGCGCAGTAGTTACAGATCACCTTCGACGTCTCCTGGCCCTCGGGGACGCCGTCGTCGCCCTGCTCCTCCTGCGTGCCGCCGAGCGCGTGGCCGGCGGCCCCGCCGCCGAGGAAGACCCCGCCCGCGAGCGCGCTGGCTTTCACGAACGAGCGCCGGTCGAGGTCGATCGTGACCGGGTCTTCCCCGGCGCTCATTGCGATACCCCTGTCGTGACGATCGCGTATCGCACCGCCCGATGCGACACCATGCTATAGACACCCATACCTAGACCGGATCGTTCCCGGTCAACGGTTATGAATATTTGCTCGAGTACGCTGCGATGAACGTACAATTCCCCTATGTTATTCCCGAATTGAGTCGAACATTCTCACGATGATACTCGTTTATATGAAAATACTCGTGAAACACAATCGTTCATTACATAACGCTATTACCGTGCCACCTGATAGCACAACGGGATGAACGTCGGAAGCTTCGTCTGTTCGTGCGCAGACACTTGCGATATCGACCTCGAGGGTGCTCGGGACGGGATCGAGGGCGTCGACGTCGCGGCGAGTTCGCGCCTGCTGTGCGAGGACGGCCTCCCCGCGATGGAGCGGGTGATCGAGGAGTACGACCTCGACGAGGTGATCGTCACCTGCCCGGAGAAGCGCGTCCAGCGAAAGCTCCGGCGCGTCGCCGAGCAGCAGGGCGTCCACCCCGACGCCGTCTCGTTCGTCGACCAGCGCGAGAGCGCGGGCTGGGTCCACGACGAGGCCGGCGCGACGGCCAAGACCGCTCGCACGATCAACGCCCGCACGGCGGGTCTCGAGGCCGAGTCGATTCCCCGCTCGATCTCGCGGGAGGCCGGCGACAGCGTCGCGGTCGTCGGCGACCCCGAGACCGCCGCCGCGCTGGCCGAAGACGCCGACGTAACCCTGATCGCCGACGGGCGAGAGTACGTGGACAGCGCCGCCGATCTCGAGGACGTCACGATCGAGCGCGGTCGCGTCGTCGACGTCGACGGCCGATACGGCGAGTTCACGGTTCGGCTCGAGGCCTGCGTTACCGAGGACTGCATCTCCTGTATGAAGTGCGTCCACGAGGGTCCCGACGGCGCCGTGACGCGCTACCCGGTCGACGTCGATCCCGACGCGCCCGACGGCGCGTGGACCGAGGTCTGTCCGACCGACGCCATCGACCTCGAGGGCGTCGAGCGCACGCTCGAGGTCGATCAAATCGTCTATCCCGCCGCGAGCCGGCGGACGCGGGGTGGCCGGATCGGCTTCTACACCGCGCCGATCGACGCGGCCACGATCGCAGCCGTGAAACGCCACGTCGGCGGCCTCGAGAAGCCCGACCACCTCGACCTCGAGATGGACGTCTGTGCAGCCGGCGACTCGAGCCAGCCGGGCTGTAACGAGTGCGTCGAGGCGTGTCCGCACGACGCCGTCGAGCGGACGAAGATCGACGAGGTCGAGTTCCACAAGGACGCCTGCCAGAACTGCGGGGCCTGCACCAGCGCCTGTCCGACCGGCGCGACGCAACTGCGCGAGCCCTCGAACGAGCGCATCGCCCGCGAAATCGAGGCGCTCCTCCGGCGGACCGACGACGAGGGCGGCTGGCTGCTGAACCGGTCGGGCTCGGACCTCGAGACGCCGATCGTCGCCTTCGTCTGCTCCGAAGAGGCCGACGACGCGCTGCGGGAGTACGGCCGGCTGGCCGCCGCGGGAAAAGTCGACGTCGAGTACCCACCGATCCTCCCCGTGCGCGTGAACTGCACCGATACCGTCGGGGAAGCCCACGCGATGCACGCGCTGGCCTGCGGCGCCGACGGCGTGGCGATCGTCGGCTGCGGCGGCGACTGTCTCCACTCGGGGCCGGACCCGAAGGCCGACCTCGTCCGCCGGCTGAATCGGGCGAGCCGCGACCTCGAGTTGGGCGAGCGATTCGAATTCTTCGCGCCCGCCCCCGACGAACCGGGCGCGTTCGTCGAAGCGATCTCGACGTTCGCAGTCGAACTCGAGGAGTCGCCGATTCCCGAGGGCGAGCACGAAGCGACGGGGACAATCGACGACTCCGGCCGCGAGAACCCCGCCTTCGACAGTCACGGCTGGACGCTCGAGAGCGTCCGCGCGATCCTCGAACACGTCGACCCCGAGCGCGAGGTGATCCGCGGGTTGAAGGACTTCGGTCGGCTGGCCGTCGACGATAGCTGTACGTTCACGCCGACCTG is drawn from Halopiger aswanensis and contains these coding sequences:
- a CDS encoding 4Fe-4S dicluster domain-containing protein; translated protein: MSQGVMSTGEGMRIFPDVEACIDCGGCVVACKRTWDREIQNQRIDITTMAEGVAGPQGENADKTGRLEAGENPGETSLPMQCYHCENAPCVSVCPTNALQKEDDGFVAVHEDLCVGCQYCLSGCPFGAPQFPDSDDGSAQIFGTGGIMDKCTGCRERQEVQKGPACAEECATDAILVGGAGEIADELEQRGSQPFFNDEAMEVIFGAEDAQLFQTDQQEQ
- a CDS encoding molybdopterin-dependent oxidoreductase, with amino-acid sequence MSAGEDPVTIDLDRRSFVKASALAGGVFLGGGAAGHALGGTQEEQGDDGVPEGQETSKVICNYCAVGCGFKAVKDGNSFVAQEPWFENPINNGSLCSKGAGILETEHSPKRLKHPMRKEDGEWRRVTWDEAYQEIADTWEQTIEEYSRESVMFLGSAHHSNEAAYASRKFAAFMGTNNIDHQARICHSPTVTGLANTWGFGAMTNTINDYRNFDLLIILGQNPAESHPIAMQHILEGQARGGTIVSIDPRYTKTSAHADYFYRLRPGTDVALVFGLLNYVNEQGELDDEFLEGRVMGWPDAEAELDEYDLETVSDITWIDQGDLEEIGDLIIENKPQIQVEWAMGGTQHNNGTQNIRSYALFSLATGSAARSGGGLQVMRGHANVQGATDLGVDASILPGYYGVDAPGSWEHWADVWDTSPWTSGSTSFEDLYDRFERMPDEMWSGLEVPTAVEEGEAESEDEGEEGSDEEDGGGDGEDGGDEDGEEQGLQEDAPIEDADPQSMMFQRGLTVARWYEAALPQEERLLESSLYQPEPLNMAFFWGHSANSISEMDRMKQAMENLDLLVVVDVFPAVAGTLPDDADVLLLPASSQYEHVRSVTNSHRSVQWSEAVATPAHNSKPDLQIMQELAQYMGFGEHFDWGNGPEVHNGRSSYEDALREINLGVRSIGYQQSPEKLQQHQEYDWAFNADDLRAQNTGTPVDGDYWSLPWPYWGDDHPGSPIIWTKEADPREGGHDFRENWGTQAPTPEEWEEMNVDNDYPLQETYDEHGEDGLDLIADSFEAPWWDDQEVQGVPSYPGYATILPDDPTNPSSQTTPVEMALDEDESVYDAAQEIADEYGDEVDVDPAEYEEYDNAQPDPPTGRGKARAVVWNFLDPVPVHREPVESPRPDLVEEWPANGEQQNFWRLDQNNASVQQQATEAVHTELGSDAESGRTVILTSGRQVEHQGGGAETRNNEYTADRQPHMYAEISPALAEELDVVGGDDHVIVESADKGAILVKAKVTNRVNDEEIFLPYHWGGVFHGEDRTPNWPEGTEPLAIGESANIITPSGFDAETQMQETKSGVVHVQKATQSVVNDYDMEFIDYPQDEHGLGTQKQYDVREWDMYDGGEQL
- a CDS encoding hydrogenase iron-sulfur subunit; translation: MNVGSFVCSCADTCDIDLEGARDGIEGVDVAASSRLLCEDGLPAMERVIEEYDLDEVIVTCPEKRVQRKLRRVAEQQGVHPDAVSFVDQRESAGWVHDEAGATAKTARTINARTAGLEAESIPRSISREAGDSVAVVGDPETAAALAEDADVTLIADGREYVDSAADLEDVTIERGRVVDVDGRYGEFTVRLEACVTEDCISCMKCVHEGPDGAVTRYPVDVDPDAPDGAWTEVCPTDAIDLEGVERTLEVDQIVYPAASRRTRGGRIGFYTAPIDAATIAAVKRHVGGLEKPDHLDLEMDVCAAGDSSQPGCNECVEACPHDAVERTKIDEVEFHKDACQNCGACTSACPTGATQLREPSNERIAREIEALLRRTDDEGGWLLNRSGSDLETPIVAFVCSEEADDALREYGRLAAAGKVDVEYPPILPVRVNCTDTVGEAHAMHALACGADGVAIVGCGGDCLHSGPDPKADLVRRLNRASRDLELGERFEFFAPAPDEPGAFVEAISTFAVELEESPIPEGEHEATGTIDDSGRENPAFDSHGWTLESVRAILEHVDPEREVIRGLKDFGRLAVDDSCTFTPTCSTICPTDAIRRDEEGAVLEFNHERCVNCGTCEEGCVEDAITMHDGLHLSLLPERRDDESEPAWVTVHDGEMRECRNCGEPFASEGTARKIEGEVGEVVAGVASNAAGSVFDYCDNCRAQLLYDRGGGSNRPSGPDTAGRTDTGGERE